From the genome of Ammospiza caudacuta isolate bAmmCau1 chromosome 12, bAmmCau1.pri, whole genome shotgun sequence:
ATGCTTCTGatcagaaatttctttttcctttctattccgTTTAGGCAAGAACAGCATTTAGAACCCTTCAAATATAATCTGAAGAGTTCCACTACTGTTGGCACTGGGGGCATCTCACAGCCACCCTGGGGCAGGTGGTGGCTGAATGTGTGTGGAATTCACCTGGCTGAAGTGCAGCATGTGAGGCTATGCACACCTGAGCTCCGTGCTGCTGCCGTGGAGGGCAGTGTAtgggagagctgctgagcagggtgtccccagcaTCGTGTcagtgctgagcccagcaggagctctgtgggcaTGTGGCCGGAGGCAGACAcgctgctctctgctgcagcctcttgTGGAGGCGTGAGACACGGGGGGCATCAGTCCCAGGCTGCACCCGAGCCCTGCAATGGctcactgtccctgcaggacTGGGCAGGAAACAGGAGAGCAAAGGCCAAGAAACTCCTGTGTTGAGATAAAGGTGGTTTAGTAGCTGCAGCACGGCTCtgcctgcaagcaaagcaaagcaaagcaagaaggAATTTATTCCCTGCTTCCTGGCGAGCAGGGCTCAGCATGAGTAACTGTCACTTGGGACAGCAAACACCACAAACACAAcatcctcccttcctcccccttTCCCTGAGCTTTTATTTTGGAGCACAACATCATCTGGAGTGGCCCAGGGCTTTGGCCAGCTGTCCCAGGTCTGTTCCTCTgttgccagccctgcccagtgtGCAGCTGAGGGGGACGGGGCAGGCAGGATGCAGCTGCACTCGTGTGTTCCCGTGCTGCTTTACACGCCAGCACTCAGCACCCACTGTGCTCTGGGAGGGCAGCGAGCTCCGTGCAGTGACACCAGCGCACCCCGGGCAGGGAATCTCGCCAGGAGGGACACAGGGtcatcccagcagcaggagattcACAGGGGTAACCAgcttggctggagctgggaagtgGTGCCTCTTGACTCTAATAtaagctgtgcctgtgttgccACCAGTTCTGTTGTGATGGCAGCCTGTCTGTTCCAGCATGCCTTTACCCTGAGTGGGAAAGGACGCGAGCAACTGGCTGAGGTGTcggtgctggcagggcagctcccacGGGAGCAGCACTTTGCACGTGAAACGGGATGTCTGTCTGCTCGAGTTCCTCTGGAAAAGGAGACCCTGCAATCACACTGCTGAGTTTCTGAGTCCCTCAGTGGTTCCTGACCAAGTTTGCTTGATTTACCACTTTAAAAACATTCTGTTCTAATTACAGCTCGTCTGCTTTCTGACTCAGCTGTCACTGTTTGCAGTGAAGACTCTGCTATTGACATGGATAAACAATGCTGTTTGAGATGGGAGCCAGGGTGGAATTCAGATCCTTCTGGAacagagctggctgtgcagagccagtgGGAATGAAAAATTATGAAACTGAAGAGAAAGGGTTTGCTGTGACACAAAGACAAAATGGACCAATGTTGTTTTTAAACAACTCCGTGAATATAGCCTAGCTTTGAAAAGTGTTTTGGGCTTTTCTGGGCAGAAGCACTCTGCATGTCTCACACATACATGATGAAAGGTTCGAGTCCAGGCTGCCCCGTGCCACGGAGCCCACCAGCTGGCTTCATGCTGAGGAGTCCCTGGAGGTACAAGACGTGCCAGCACGGCGCTTGGGTTGGGAGTTGTAAGCAATTTGCCCCGTTCCTCTATCTCTCAGCTGCCTGCCTGTCCCACTGCTGCATCCAGCGGTGACGCACACCAGCCCTAAGCTCTGCATAGCAGCTGCTACCTCAGCAGTGGCTTATTGCATCAGCTTAAAGTGTTTTAGGAAATAAACCTTTAATCCCTGTGTGCTCAGGTACAAGTGTAAAAAGCTGCATTTGCAGTTAGAAAATGGCACTGCTTTGGCCTTGGAAACAAGTGTGAGAAATTAATTGAGAGGGACTTAGGGTGAACAGAGTGTGTGTGAGAACCTGGTGTTTTCATGTTAAGGTGAAGGAAGACCTTTGGGACTGTCCAGAGACTGTGGCCTGCACTGGGCTGCCAGCAAGGTCTGCCCTAGTCTGTGGTGCCAGCACTTCAGCTCCTTTCACCTTCCCCACTTGGAGGGCAGGTTCCCGGCTTGGTCTCTGCTCTAAGGAGAGTACCGTGCTCTGTGTTTTTTCCATTAAACTTATTTCTGAACTAACTTACAAGGAACATTGGTGAAAACtaggccaggctggaggaagTTTTCTAAGGCCAAGAGGACATGAACTTCTGCCCACCTCACACCcatgagctccagcagctctggcacatCCTCCTGTACTGGACAAGGCCCTCGCATtcacctgctcctggctgtgaggaacgctcagctcagccctcagTGCAGCCAAAACAGCAAGGGGAGCTGGGTGCTcagctcccttccagcctccATCACCTACAAAGGGGCAGAGCAAAGTCTCTCTTTGTGCTCACCTCCTGTACATTTTGTCCCACTGCCTCTGAAAAATTAAGATAACTCAGCTTCTGGTTGGCACAAGAAATGTTTCAAGCACAACTGAGTGCACGGAGTGGTGAGTCAGAGAGACATAGAGGGCACAGAAGGCTCCAAAAATAGCCTTCCTTGTGGAGTTTGATAATTATGTAAGGTTTGAGGAGAGTGAGATTGTCTGTCAACCTCACGTATATGAAGCTGAGTGCTGGCTTCAGCTCTGAACATCCCATCAGTGCCCTGGTCCAACAGCCTTCTCAGCACCATTGCAGAATGATTCCAGTCTAGGACAGATGGACTAGGTTATTCATTAGCTGTTACCAATGGAGTTGGCATGACCCAAATCAGATACAAAGGCACAGAGGGCATGGCCCAACTGGTAACCTGCAAGTGGGCCAAGTGTTTCAAGGTGGTGGTCAAACCTCCACAGACTGAGTAGAGAGGAGGCTGGAGCTTGTGGAAGAAGGTTTGGTCACTCTGCCTTCTGCAGCCTCCCACAGGCACTGGCAGTATGTGGGGATGGCTGTCCAGTGGGGACTGGCTGGTCTCACAGACCCACGTTCCCCTTGTGagaatggggctgggacactCCTCTGTCACTGAGGAAGTGGAATTCAGGAACCCAGCCAGGCCACCATTTGcagcccccaaacccacagTCTAGGGTTTGAACCACACATGTCCCTCCTATtagtggggaagggaaaggaagagctAGGCTGTGCAAGGGAGGTGCTGCCTGGTTTGAGCCCCTCCAAATAAATGGTGTGGTGCAGAACTACCTCTCTATATATATGTGACCATGAGCCATGGTCTCCAACAATGACAGCACTGGCCAGAAACTAGTGTCACCTTAACACCTTCCCAGGAAAGCCAATTACCCTGGGATGATTATGATTAATAATTCTCTAAACCCTAATCGTGCTGACACCAGTGCCTGGAGCTTACCCCAGGAGCACTTTATAAGAGGTGCCCCGTGGAGGAGAATGTAACTGGTTCTCCTTGGGGTGACAGTGAAGGCTGAGAGGTGGCAGGAGCTCCATTTCAGAGACAATTTTCCCCTTGCACAAAAGAACTCCTGGAGTAAGAGCAAAAAGCCTCACAAACTGCAACCATGAACGGGACAGAAGGCCAAGACTTCTACGTGCCCATGTCCAACAAGACCGGGGTGGTGCGGAGCCCCTTTGAGTACCCCCAGTATTACCTGGCTGAGCCTTGGAAGTTCTCGGCGCTGGCTGCCTACATGTTCATGCTGATTCTGCTCGGCTTCCCCATCAACTTCCTCACGCTGTACGTCACCATCCAGCACAAGAAGCTCCGCACACCTCTGAACTACATCCTCCTGAACCTGGCCGTCGCCGACCTCTTCATGGTCTTCGGGGGCTTCACAACCACTATGTACACCTCCATGAACGGGTACTTTGTCTTTGGAGTAACAGGGTGCTACATCGAAGGCTTCTTTGCCACACTGGGCGGTAAGTTTTCCCAATATTCAAATGTCTTCTGTCAGGAATTTCCCTGGATTTTAGTAGTGGGAGGGAAAACACAAATGATCTTGGCAAAACATGGTACCTGTAGTGTCCTTGACCTGCTGCTGATGTGGACTGAGGCGATTTGCCCTGGTTCTGGGTAGGAGCTGAAGAAAGTGACAAGtgacacatttaaaaaaaacctttattttgggagcagctgctcagtATCCTGAGAACCACAGTGCAGCAATGAAAAGCAGCCAACACCAGATTTTGCAGTTGTTGGATTTGTGCATCTCCTTGGCTTTCTGACTCGAGAGATGACAATTTTGTTCCTCCTATTTTGCAGGGCTGAATCTGCCATTGGCTCTGGTGTGGTGCATGGTGGTACAGgcaagcagagctgcctctcctCCCCATGCCAGCCTGGTATGGAACCAAACAGATGTGAAACAGAAATTGTGTGCCTAAAAATGTCCTCTTCCATTTGTCTCAGCCTTCAGCCATAGCTACTGTTTTACTGGTTTGGTCCTTGTGGCACAAGTTTCCAAGTGGGCAGTGAGGGGAAGTCCTGGGATGATGGGTACTTGCTTCATATCGGCGTGTGACCACAGGCTTGCTGGTGCAGATGCTGTCTGGGAAGAGTGGTGGGATCAGCCATGAATCTCAAAACACTGCAGCAAAATGGTTCCTGTGGGTCAGCAGTACAGTGAGAAGGGGTCTTCTCACACTGTCCTACCACATCTGCCCTTGAccattcttcatttttctttctaaaccCTTGCCAGAGATTAAGCTTCTGCCAGGGGTTGTCCTCAGGAACATCAGTCTCAGGAGACCTCATGTTGCCATCAGGgtggtttcttttcctgctcaAAGTCCCTGTGTCCtttctgtccctctccctgATGCAGGTGAAATTGCTCTCTGGTCACTGGTGGTTCTGGCTATCGAAAGATACGTAGTGGTCTGCAAGCCCATGAGCAACTTCCGCTTCGGAGAGAACCATGCCATCATGGGTGTTGCCTTCTCCTGGATCATGGCCTTGGCATGTGCAGCTCCCCCACTTTTCGGCTGGTCCAGGTAGGGAGAGCATTGGACCCAGCATCAGGGGTGTGggagcctggctgtggctcAGCTGTGGCTTCCAGGCAGTCTcctctgctgggtgctgacctGCTGGGCTCACCTTGCAGGTACATCCCTGAGGGCATGCAGTGCTCGTGCGGGATCGACTATTACACTCTGAAGCCAGAGGTCAACAATGAATCTTTTGTCATCTACATGTTTGTGGTTCACTTCATGATCCCGCTGGCGATCATTTTCTTCTGCTATGGGAACCTGGTCTGCACGGTTAAGGAGGTGGGTACCTGCCAGATGCAGTGCCCAGTAGGGCtacccctgtccccagggctggaaaGGGACCCACACCAGGTTCaggaatggtgccaaggaagGTCCTCCAGGGGCCAGCCTGGCCATCCATGAAGAAGCAAATAGCaaactgcagatgtgcagctTGACTGCCGTGAGCTCTGACCCTGTGTCCCTACTGGTGCAGCCCCCACTGGCTCCAACATGTTCCTGTGCCCTTCTGCCCGCAGGCTGCCGCCCAGCAGCAGGAGTCTGCCACCACCCAGAAGGCAGAGAAAGAAGTGACTCGCATGGTCATCATCATGGTCATCTCCTTCCTGATCTGCTGGGTCCCCTACGCCAGCGTTGCCTTCTACATCTTCACCAACCAGGGATCAGACTTCGGGCCCATCTTCATGACCATCCCGGCATTCTTTGCCAAGAGCTCGGCCATCTACAACCCTGTGATCTACATCGTAATGAACAAACAGGTAACTGGCAGGGTGCCCCTCCATTGTGTTTCTCTTTATAAGAGCAGGCAGAGAGTTACAGCATCTCAAGGTGCCAgtgggctggggtggggatTGTTTCCAGGAGATCTAGTCCGGGCACATGAGAAACTGACTGTGCAGCTCATCCTTGGTGCTGCATAAATCTCACAAGTGCAAGGCCATTCCACCTGAAGTGATGCAGGTGCTGGGTTGATGGAGGAGCCGTgatgggagcaggcagggctggcagtagATGCGGTGGGCAGCAGACAGTCGGGCAGGAGACTCCATATAGGCACAGCTCTTCCTGCACCACAGTACTGCTGGCCTTAAAGACAGCTCTGCAGCTAGAGCTGTATGGTGTCCAGCTGGCTCACCCTGGGCTTCTCTCTCTCCCAGTTCCGTAACTGCATGATCACAACCCTCTGCTGTGGCAAGAACCCTCTGGGTGACGAGGACACATCTGCTGGCAAGACAGAGACCTCCTCCGTCTCCACCAGCCAGGTCTCTCCTGCATAGGCCCCAtgggagcagccaggccctggggtgctgccctggcagcacaaaCTTCACCCCACCGCTGCCACCACCTGCCCCTGCTTCACCATGGCCAAGGCCCTGTGGGGTGGGCTCCTCGCTCTGGCTCTAGGAACCCTGGGAACAAGGCTGAAAACGTGTACACATgttttgtaattaaaatgcAAAGGCTTAGCTCCTCTGGCGTAAATCCATGCATTTCTGTTGACTTGCTGAGACCTCATGCTCCTTCTCTGAGTGCAGGCTGGGTCGGAGAGCTCATGCCTGGGGCCATGGCAGAGCTGTCCTTGCCTCCCTCAACCCACCCTAacaccacagccagggcacattctgcatctgctgctgccagggccagAGCTGTGGCCACTTTTGGTCCTTTTGTCAGAGATGGATCCtagccagtgctgccagtcgCTCAGTCCCATCACACTGTGTCTGCCCAGAGCACATTTGGCTGCTGCAaagtgccctggctctgccagatgctcccagctctggccctGTCCCACCTGCCAGAAGTCCTGGGGAACACTGTGATTCCTCCAGGGGGATGGGACAGTTAGCAGTGCCCGGGtcctgcctggcagggaggtggcacGGCGGGCCCTGCCAGCATGGCACAGCCGTGTGTGGCCACAGCTCTCCGGGGCAGCTCAGTGCTCGGTCCTCCAGCACTGGTGCAGCAGCACTCGGATGGTGTTGgcaccctcagcagcagcagctccgctccctgtcccccagcaccCCTTCCCCACAGTCCTACCTCTCTTTCTTAGGCAGCTTTGGACCCCTCGGGCTGAGCCCCCAGCAAGCCTGCCCATGGCCCTGCCCATTTTGGCTGCGGTCAGTCTGGCCTCGCCCAGCAGGAGGCTTTGGgtggctctggtgctgctgggcccGCGGGGCCAGGGCTGATCTCCCTCCCCACCACAGCAGGCAGGACCCAGCAGCATATGGCTCAGCCACGCCGACATATGTTCCAAGCACTACGAGATGGCATATTGCAATTGTAGCGGtgttcttcatttttatttttagctcagTTATACAAATAAGATGTTTTTCTCACTGTTCAGTGTTATCAACATTTGAAACTATTTTTGTACATTATTATCCTCTCTGATTTCTAATCCTATGCAGCTTTGCAAGGACTAATAGGGAACGTATAGAGCCCATGCAAGTTAAACCCTTAATAAAGAGCAATTTGCAAGTACAATTctctcattattttttttatcgATACTTCTGCATATTCAGTGAAATCTAAAGATTAGAGTTTTATGAATAATTCAGTGTTTAGGCTGATGTCTGATTCATGCTCTTTAAAACTGGGAGGTGGTTttggagggaagaggaggaaggattCAGTGCTTATTTGCCGCCCGTGAGGCTGTGCTCCACAGGAGTGTGGTGATGCCTGGCACTGTGGTTCTCCTGCCCGTGGAGGACCAGCCCTGACACAAGCCAGGCTGGCCCCAAGGCCTGGCCCCAAGCCTGCAGGCTGCCCCCACGCTGTGacacctggctgctgctggtgctaGGGGCAACAAGGGTTTGGGACCCTCCTGCCAGTTCAGCCAGGTGCCAGAGGCATCACAGAGCTACCAGAGAGGTGATGGATGGATCCAGGATGAGGAAGTGCAGCCAAACCTTCTgtggtgccagccccagcagctcacTGTCCCCTTCCTGGAGAATTCAGAAATGGACTGGAAACAAGGGATGAACAGACTGGTGCTGgtctggggaggaggagggcatGTGGGGCTCCAGGCAAGGGGTCTGTGATCTGTAAGATCACAGCTCCTTGCTCCAGACCTGGCTCCTACTGGCACCTCAGCCAGAGTCTGGCCCTTGGGCTCAAGAGGTGGCTGCAGACCTTGGCAGTGCTTTTCAGGTCCATTGCTGTGGTCTGCTGAGATGGCCATGAGCCAGTCCTGCCATCATGTAATCCTGCTTTACAACTGCCTCACGTTTCCAACAGACAATGCACACAAAACCCCTGTGACTCCTGCGTGAAGTGGGCAGTCCCTGCCGTGGGGACATTTGCAGTGGGGATTGTTCTACACCAGACTGGGTGGGGAAACAGTGAGGACTGTTTCTACACCAAAGAGCCATTGGTGTTTTACTCAGGTTCTCCTCACTGCACGGAGGGGTCATGGAACTGACGTGGCTGCCCATGTCCAGGGCTGGGAGTCCTCTCCCCTGAACATGGGATTCAGTGGGTGGATGCAAATTGTTGTCCTGATTGTGACACCTGGCGATGCTGGGTGAGAGttgctcctcctgcctctgctggctAACCAAGCAGctttcattttcctcctttcactTGTGAAATCTTCTCTCCCCACCATTTTCAGAGTCCCATTTCCTAGTGAGGCCACACTTGGTAAGGGAGACAGCACATCCCACCTCCACACTGGCAATGGGGCTGTGTACTCCGGGCTGGTTCCCTGTGCACCCCACAGCAAGTGTTGTCGGCAAGCTGCAATCCCAGCACCCCAACATTCACCTTGCAGCAGGTAGGCACTGTTTGTCTGCCCGCTCAGGGCACTCACCCTGCAAAGCCCCATCTCTCATCCttctccctccagcccctcccaaAGCTTTGGCAAAGGCCATTCAGCTTCCAGATCCTGGCTTCCACCAGGGCTTCGACCACAGCAATTAGCAGCTGCCaaccagcacctgcagccaggctgtTCATCAGATAAATTGGAGGGAGGTGAGCTGGCTATGGCAGTGGGGTTTGTGTTGCTGTGGGTGGAGGTGCTTGTGACTGCCTGGGTTTGTGTACTGCCATGGAGCCTCAGCTGGGTAAGGGGTCTGCAAGTGCTCTGGGGTCCCTCAGAGCTGGAGCTTGGCTCATGCTCTGGGCTAGGGTGGCTGTGCTCCCTAGGGGGGCTGCAGCaatgagcagggctgtggcacctTGGCTTCTGGGGGCTTTGAGGCTGCTGGGGGTGTGAATGTCTCAGGACTGGACTTCAGTCCCAAATGGTCCCTGTTCCAGCAGCCAAGACCGCTGGCATCTCCGTGCGCTGCCAGGCCTCGCACCCTCCAACCCTGCAGATGGTCAAGGAGGCACTGCGGGCCCACGACGAGAAGAAGGGTGCCTCTGTCGTTGCCATCAAGCGTTTTATCCTGGCCAAGTACCCCACTGTGGACCCCATCCGCCTCAAGTACCTGCTGAAGCGGGCACTGAGcaaggggctgagctgtggggacCTGGTGCGGCCCCACAACTCCTCTGCTGTGGGGGCCACTGGCACCTTCAAggtgagccagggctgctggagccacagggctgggggcaggtaCTGGCTGGCCCTGTTGACACCTCTCTCTCACCTCCAGCTAGCACGCAAGAAACCAGGgcacaagcagcagctgggccaggcagATCCGGACAGAGGCCAGGCCTCAAAGCCAGGACAGAAAGGGAGCACCAAGGATTCCCAGACCCCCGTGGCAGGAGCACGACCACGAGGTAaagggctgtgggtgctgtgaaCGAGCTGGCGCTGCCTGGCCTCGCCTGGACTCGTCTGCTGCCCTTCCTCCACAGGTGCCACCAAGCAGCAGCCCAAGGTGAAGCCCGTGAAGGTGAGTcggggccagcagcagggttGGGTGGCTTGTGGCATTGCAGCACCCTGAGGTGCTCCCCTCTCTTCCCTCCAGGCCCAGCCACGAGCAGCAGAGAAGCCCAGGAGCAACAGAGCAAAGCATCCCCAAAGTGCTGACCAGCCCCAGGCTCATGGCCCGGGGCCTTCAGGGCCCCCCAAGGCTGCAGCCCACCGCCAGGCCCCCCGAAAAGGACGCTCAGGACCCAGCACAGCTCGGGCTGCTCAGAACGCAGGGGAGAGCGACAGCTCTTCTAGCGCTGGGGCAGAGGCAAAGGCCCCCAGGGGAAAGGGCAAGGGGAAGGTGCCGAAaggggcacagcaggagggCCCCCAGGTACAGGGAGGTCAAAAGAAGGTGAAGAAACCCCGGGcgactgcaggagctgggcaggggaaggcCAGGGTGAAGAAGGCAGCCCCTGTGGCAGCAGACGGAAAGGCTCCTTAGGGAGCTTAGCCCTGCTTCAGTGGGTCCCAGGCCCTTGGGGTCTGTGCTGTTTTCAGTCCCCAGGCAAGGTTTTAACTCTGTGTTCACAGCATCCTAATAAAGCTTCTTTACTTGCCACATGGAATGGCAGGACTGTTGTgagtccctgtcccagcagttCCATCTCTCAGTGCCAAAATCCCTCAACCTGCACAGCACGGTGGTGAGCTGATGCTGCAGGCAGCTACCTTGCTGCCTGCCTTCACAGAGAAGttctctctctgtccccagctgtggtgccaagggctgctgggcctggggtCTGTGTGCAGGCTGACAAGTGTGCCAGGTGATGGGCAGAGACCTGAGAGCCATGGGACACAGTATGGTGAcatccccaggagcagagaagctCAGGCTTGGCCAGTGCTGTTGTGGAGCCATGGTGCCCACAGGCTGTGTGAGGTGTCCAGCCCCCTGTTGTCCTGGCTGCCCTTGTGCTAatgcctggctgagctgggattACAGGAGCACCAGGCTGGCAGGTCTGGGTGCATGCCACAGGCAGGTGTCTCCCAGCAGAGGTGAAGCAGCCTGTGCTTTAACTACAGTAAGAGGAAGACAGAGGTGTCTTAGGGCTCAAAAATCGAGTTTGGGGTGTTACTGTAGCTTCCAGTGCAGCTCATGCTCTTATTACAGTCTATGGTACAGTTCCCACCTACAAACTTGTCTTGTGAGCTCCTGTGGTCAGTGTATCACACTTTTAATAGCTTCAATTGCCTGAATTTCCCTTGCTCTGCCCAGAGCGGGGCCCTTTTGAAGGTCATGCTGGTCATGTAAAGGGTTACAGTCCTCCTGGGTGGGAGAAAATAAGTGGAAGTAAAACTCTGTCTAAAGAGGATTTTATTAATCTGCAACTGGCCTTGCCATTGCCCTCCAAGGCTCCTGGCCTTGCTTTGGGGCTTAAGCAAGAGCTAAGCAAACTAGCTTCCCTTAAACTTCAGCCTTGGCTGCGTTGCTCTATCTTTAATGGAACTGGAACTTGTGTCCccccagggacagggtggggaatGTGGCAGCAGTAACTGAGCAGAGTTCACGGGATTCTCAGATGGGGGTGGCTCACAGAGCACCACTCACCTGTGTGGCAATGTCCCCAACAGCGCCAGGCAGGGACTGTGTTCTCCCTCTCACCAGCCACCAGGTCTGAAATGCAAAGCTCTCTTGCTTTGAGAGGCCAAATAATTTAATGGCTGGATTTAGCTTTGCCAAGAGTCAACTTCCTAGTGGAGGAAGAAATCCACACAATCCCTCTGGTGTGTGGAAAGCAGAGCCTTTACTAGGGCAGGGGGAAGATTTAGCAATGCTGTGGTTATTAAGGGCCCTGGGCCACAGCTGTTGTTGGGGTGCTGAAGCTGCAGGCTCAAGTCTGATGCAGGGAGGCACCTGGCAGAGGTGAGCAGCAGTTGCTGCTCTGGGGTTACTGATCTCCACGTGCCCAGCGCTgggcagctcaggggctgctgt
Proteins encoded in this window:
- the LOC131563191 gene encoding histone H1.8 isoform X1, translating into MEPQLAAKTAGISVRCQASHPPTLQMVKEALRAHDEKKGASVVAIKRFILAKYPTVDPIRLKYLLKRALSKGLSCGDLVRPHNSSAVGATGTFKLARKKPGHKQQLGQADPDRGQASKPGQKGSTKDSQTPVAGARPRGATKQQPKVKPVKAQPRAAEKPRSNRAKHPQSADQPQAHGPGPSGPPKAAAHRQAPRKGRSGPSTARAAQNAGESDSSSSAGAEAKAPRGKGKGKVPKGAQQEGPQVQGGQKKVKKPRATAGAGQGKARVKKAAPVAADGKAP
- the LOC131563191 gene encoding histone H1.8 isoform X2, giving the protein MVPVPAAKTAGISVRCQASHPPTLQMVKEALRAHDEKKGASVVAIKRFILAKYPTVDPIRLKYLLKRALSKGLSCGDLVRPHNSSAVGATGTFKLARKKPGHKQQLGQADPDRGQASKPGQKGSTKDSQTPVAGARPRGATKQQPKVKPVKAQPRAAEKPRSNRAKHPQSADQPQAHGPGPSGPPKAAAHRQAPRKGRSGPSTARAAQNAGESDSSSSAGAEAKAPRGKGKGKVPKGAQQEGPQVQGGQKKVKKPRATAGAGQGKARVKKAAPVAADGKAP
- the RHO gene encoding rhodopsin, which translates into the protein MNGTEGQDFYVPMSNKTGVVRSPFEYPQYYLAEPWKFSALAAYMFMLILLGFPINFLTLYVTIQHKKLRTPLNYILLNLAVADLFMVFGGFTTTMYTSMNGYFVFGVTGCYIEGFFATLGGEIALWSLVVLAIERYVVVCKPMSNFRFGENHAIMGVAFSWIMALACAAPPLFGWSRYIPEGMQCSCGIDYYTLKPEVNNESFVIYMFVVHFMIPLAIIFFCYGNLVCTVKEAAAQQQESATTQKAEKEVTRMVIIMVISFLICWVPYASVAFYIFTNQGSDFGPIFMTIPAFFAKSSAIYNPVIYIVMNKQFRNCMITTLCCGKNPLGDEDTSAGKTETSSVSTSQVSPA
- the LOC131563191 gene encoding histone H1.8 isoform X3 yields the protein MEPQLAKTAGISVRCQASHPPTLQMVKEALRAHDEKKGASVVAIKRFILAKYPTVDPIRLKYLLKRALSKGLSCGDLVRPHNSSAVGATGTFKLARKKPGHKQQLGQADPDRGQASKPGQKGSTKDSQTPVAGARPRGATKQQPKVKPVKAQPRAAEKPRSNRAKHPQSADQPQAHGPGPSGPPKAAAHRQAPRKGRSGPSTARAAQNAGESDSSSSAGAEAKAPRGKGKGKVPKGAQQEGPQVQGGQKKVKKPRATAGAGQGKARVKKAAPVAADGKAP